GGGCCGGCCAACTTCGGCATCTACCGGGGCATAGCCAGCGTTGCCACGCCCGTGCAGTTGATCCTCGATCCCCTGCGTCCGGTCCTCTCCCACGTCGAGCCCAAGACTTCCAGCGGGCCCAAGATCCTGGCAGGCGTACTGGGTGCCGCCGTTTTCCTGTCCCTCGCCTGCTACGCGGTCCTGGTTGCGGCCGTGCCGCGCACTTTCCTCCAGGACACCGTGCTGGGCAGCGTTGCCGGCTACGCACTGCCTGCCTCGGTGTTTGTGGCCTCCAACCTCTTCGGCCATTTCTACTACGTCTGCTCGCGGGGCCAGCTCGTGGCCCGGAGGCTGTATCTGGGACGTGTTGTGCAAACGGTGCTCAGCGTCTTGGGTCCGACGGCGGGGCTGCTGGCCTACGGGCTGTCCGGCGCCATTTGGGGCTTCACGCTGGCCAGCGTGGCCTCTTCGGTTGTGTGGTTCGTGCTGCTCCGCCAGCAGGCCACGACGGCTGCCTCCGCCGCCGCGGCTCCGCGCTAGCCTCCGATGACCTGCAGCCATTCGCTGCGCCATGCCTGGAAGCTGAACTGCTCCGTGACCGTCTTGTAGGCACGGTCTCCCAGGGCGGCGCGTTCCGCGTCACCGGCGGCAAGCATGTCATGAATGGACGCTTCCCATTCGTCTGCCGTGGAGGGCGCCTCGGCGCCCATGGCTGCGAGGACCGAGCGGTTGGTTCCCACCGGGCTGCCGAGCACCGGAAGCGCTGCGGCGCCGTACTGGAGCAGCTTGTAGGCGCACTTACCGCGGGCAAACGGGTCATCCGCCAGCGGCATGATACCCAGGTCTGCGTTGTGCAGCTCCTGGGCGAAACCGCTTTCGCTCCACTGCACGCGGTCAACGATCGCGTCCAGGGGTCCGAGGGAACGCTCCCCCGCACTGATGACCCGAAGCCGGATCGGCCTGACCCGGTTGACGTGGAGCAGGGCATCGGCGATAGGCGGCAGGAACTGTTCCGTGGCCGGGGACCCAAGCCACACCAGAGTCGGGACCTCGTTCAGCGAGTAGTCCGTTTTCTTCGGGTACAGGTCGGGGTTCACGCAGCTGGGGATCATCGTGACGTTGCGTGAAAACTTCGATGCTTCTTCAGCGAGATAGTCGTTGCCCGCGATAATCCGGTCAGCCGCCTCGACGGACCGCCGCCATACTTTGTCCTTGGGCCAGAGGCTGTAGGGAAACGGCGCCGCCGAGTGGAAGATGGCGTCGTCGAAGTCGTAGACGGACGTCTCGGCGCGCTGCAGCAGCTTCGCCTCCAGCCGGCCGTTGCTGAGCGGGGAAGCTTCCCGGCTCATCAGCAGCACACCCGGAATGGTTTTCATCGCCAGCCGGCGAAGGGCTGTTTCTGCGCCCAGCGCCTTGTCCACGTTCCGGGCAAGGGTGGCGATGCTGTTGTCGCCTTGGTCCGTGTAGGTGTACTTCCGGGCGTCCAGGCCCAGGAAGTCCAGCCATTCGTAGATGCGGACCCGGGCACTGCTGCCTTTGCGTCCGTAACTGGCCACCGTGGTCAGGTTGTGCGCGCCGCTCATTCGGCACGCTCCCGGTCCGCGAGCCCGGCGACGTACGCTGCAAGCCGTTCCTGCGCCGGCGGGGGCGTGAAGCCCGTGGCACGCAGCTTGTCCAGGTCCAACACGCTGTTCAAGGGCCGCGGAGCCGCGCTGCGGCCGGCAAAGTATTCTGCTGTGCTTACGCCCGTAACCCTGTCACCGGGCTTACCCAGGAGGACAAAGACTTCCCGGGCCACATCCGCCCAGGACATGGACGGGCCTTCATTGCTGACGTTATACGTGCCGTAGGGGGCGCCCGCGTCCAGGAGGTGCACGATGGCGCCGGCGAGGTCCTCGGCGAAGGTCAGCCTGCCGATCTGGTCATCAACAACGCTGGGGGAAACACCGCGCTCCGCCAAAGCCGCCATGGTCCGCACGAAGTTGTGCCCTTCACCGATAACCCAGCTGGTACGCAGGATATAGTGCCGGGGAACGGTGGCGACGGCGAGGTCGCCGGCCGCCTTTGTTTGGCCGTAAACACCCAGCGGCGCGAACGGTTCATCCTCCGGGTGGCCCGCCCGGGCTCCGTCAAAGACATAATCGGTCGAAACATGCACGAGTGTAAGGTGGTGCTCCTGCGCCAGCCGGGCCAGTTCAGCCACTGCCGCACCGTTGACCTGCCAGGCGTCCGCGCGGCCGCTGCCCTCGGCGTCGTCAACCGCCGTATAGGCCGCAGCGTTGATGACGGTGGAGTAGTTCTTCCAGTCCACCTGCGCCAGGGCCGAAGGATCACTGAGGTCCAGCTCGCCCCGCCCCGCGAATTCCACGTCGGTGCGGCGGGCCAGGGCGTTCCGCAGCGCCTTCCCCAGCTGGCCGTTGGCGCCGAGCACAAGGGTCCGGCGCGGCGGCATGGGCGGAACATCCGCAAGCCGGGGATGGACCCGGTCCTTGGCGGAGATTTCGGCGCCGGCCAGGTCCAGCGGCCACGGGATCCCGGCCGTCTCGTCGGCCAGGTTCAGGAACACATACTGTGACTGGGCTTCCGCTGACCAGTGGTCATTGACCAGGTAGGTGTACGCGGTGGAGTCTTCCAGGGTCTGGAAGGCATTACCCACGCCGCGCGGAACATAAACGGCGCGGGACGGGTCCAGTTCGGTGAAGAACGTGCGGCCGAACGTACTTCCCTCGCGCAGATCCACCCAGGCCCCAAAAATCCGTCCCGAGGCCACGGAGACGTACTTGTCCCAGGGCTCGGCGTGGATACCCCGTGTGGCACCCTTCTTGGTATTGAAGGAGACGTTGTTCTGGACCGGGTTGAAGTCCGGCAGGCCAAGCGCAACCATCTTTTCGCGCTGCCAGTTCTCCTTGAACCAACCGCGGTTATCGCTCATTACCGGCAGTTCACATACCAGGAGGCCGGGAATGGGTGTCTCCGTGACGGACAGCGGCTTTGGGCCGGACGCGCCGGTCACTGTCCCTGCTCCTGGTACTTCGCTTCGGTGGCCTGTTTCTGCGGGCGCCACCACTGCTCATTGCGCCGGTACCAGTCCACGGTTGCTTCCAGTCCGTCCTCGAAACGCCCGTAGGCGGGAGTCCAGCCCAGTTCGGACCGGAGCTTCGACGAGTCGATCGCGTAGCGAAGGTCGTGGCCGGGGCGGTCCGCCACCAGGTCGAAGGCGTCCTGGGGCTGGTCCAGCGCCTTGAGGATCAGGGCCACGACGTCGCGGTTGGACATCTCCCCGTCGGCGCCGATCAAGTACGTTTCTCCGATCCGGCCCTGCTCAATGATCCGCAGGACGGCGGAGGAATGGTCGTCTGCGTGGATCCAGTCCCGGACGTTGGCGCCGGAGCCGTAGAGCTTCGGTCGGACGCCGTCGAGGACGTTGGTGATCTGCCGCGGAATGAACTTCTCCACGTGCTGGTAGGGGCCGTAGTTGTTGGAACAGTTGCTGATGGTCGCCTGCAGTCCGAAGGAGCGCATCCACGCCTTGACGAGCAGGTCGGAACCGGCCTTTGTGGAGGAATAGGGGCTCGAGGGGTTGTACGGCGTGTCCTCGGTGAAGCGCTCCGGGTCATCCAGCTCCAGGTCCCCGTACACTTCATCGGTTGATATGTGGTGGAACCTGGTGCCGTGGCGCCGGGCGGATTCGATCAGCGTGTAGGTGCCGATGATATTGGTATCCAGGAACGGACGCGGATCATGGAGCGAATTGTCGTTGTGCGATTCAGCGGCGAAGTGGACGACGACGTCGGCGGCTTCCACCAGGGGGTCGACGGCGGCGGCGTCGCAGATATCACCGACCACCAGCCGGACGCGGTCCTGCGGCAGCGATTCCAGGGAGCGGGGATTGGCAGCGTAGGTCAGCTTATCCAGGACCGTCACCACGTAGTCGGTATGCCGAACCAGATGGTGGACGAAGTTGGAACCAATGAATCCGGCTCCGCCGGTCACAAGAATGTTTCGCATGATTCAAGCCTACTAGTTTGGTGAGGCTACCTTTGGCACGCGATGATGGACGCATGCGTGGAATAATTCTCGCCGGCGGCACAGGATCCCGGCTTCATCCAATCACCATGGGCGTCAGCAAACAGCTGGTTCCGGTCTACGACAAGCCGATGATCTACTACCCGTTGTCGACCCTGATGCTGGCCGGCATCCGCGACATCCTGATCGTCACGACTCCTGCGGATTCCGAGCAGTTCCAGCGGCTGCTGGGCGACGGTTCCCGCTTCGGCGTTTCCCTGTCCTATGTGGAGCAGAAGTCGCCCGACGGCCTCGCCCAGGCATTCATCCTCGGTGCGGATCACATCGGCAACGGCCCCGTGGGCCTGGTACTGGGTGACAACATTTTCTACGGTCCGGGCATGGGTACGCAGCTGCGCCGGTTCACTTCCCCGGACGGCGCCGTGATCTTCGGCTACCAGGTGGCCGATCCCACTGCCTACGGTGTGGTGGAGTTCGCGGACGACGGCAAGGTCCTCTCCCTTGAGGAAAAGCCGTCCGACCCCAAGAGCAGCTATGCGGTCCCGGGACTGTATTTCTATGACAACGACGTCATTGAAATTGCCCGCAACCTCCGCCCCTCCCCCCGGGGAGAACTGGAGATCACCGACGTCAACTCCACGTATCTCGCGGAAGGACGCCTCAAGGTCGATATCCTGCCCCGCGGCACGGCCTGGCTGGACACGGGCACGTTCGATTCCCTGAGCGAAGCCACCGACTTCATCAAGACCGTGCAGAAGCGCCAGGGACTGTCCATCGGCTGCCCGGAAGAGATCGCCTGGCGGCTGGGTTACCTCAGCGATGAGGAACTGCTGCGGCTGGCCGCGCCCCTGGTGAAGAGCGGGTACGGCGCGTACCTGCAGAAGCTGGTGGATTCCGAGCAGGGCCGCCGTCGGTGAACTGGGTATACGTTCTCCCCTATTTCTTCTCCGGCTTCGCCTTCCTGTTCGTACCGGGGGTTGCGGTGGGTCTGGCCCTGGGGCTCCGGGGCGTCCCGCTCATCGGGCTCGCAGCGCCGCTGTCCATCTCGGTCATCTCCTGCACGGCCGTGGCCAGCGGAATCCTCGGACTGCCGTGGGGCTGGCCCCTCGTCGCGGCCGCCACCGCGGCTGCCGCCGTCGTTGTGTTCCTTGTCCGCCTCCTGGCTGACCGGTTCGCCGCCCGCAGCCGCCCGACCGGCCGCAGGGCCGCCGCCGTCGACGTTCAGGCGGGGTTCCCGTGGCAGGGTACGGCACCTGCCCTGGCTGGCATTGCCGCCGGTGCGCTGATCATCGCGTGGCGCTTCATCCACATGATTCACCGTCCGGACTACATCTCCCAGACATTCGACGGAGTCTTCCACCTCAACGCCACCGAGTACATCCTGGAGACCGGTACGGCGTCGTCGCTGACCATCGGGCGGATGGTCAATGAAGGCGCGGACATCTCCTTCTACCCGGCCGCCTGGCACGACTACATCTCCCTGCTGGCATCCACCGGCAGCATTTCCGTTCCCGAAGCCATCAGTGTCGGGAACATACTGATCGCAGGCCTGGCCTGGACCACCGGATGCGTTTTCCTGGTCAGCCGCATTCTCGGCACCCGGCCCATGCCGCTGCTGCTGACGGGTGTCCTGTCCGCAGCCTTTGCCGCTTTCCCCTACCTGATGATCGATTTCGGTGTCCTGTACCCGAACCTGCTGGCGATTGCCCTCATGCCCGCCTGCCTGGGCCTGGCCGTGTCGGCCGCAGGTGCCTCCGTCCGCAAGGACCTTGGCCGGTGGACAGCCCTGGCTGCACTTGTGCTGGCCCTCCCCGGCATGCTCCTGGCGCATCCCAGCACGCTGATTTCATTTATTGCCCTGACCCTTCCCTTGGCTGCACTGGCCGCCGCCCGGTTGTGGCAAGGCCTGCAGGGCAGGGGTTGGCTGCGGGTCCTGCCCCTCGCCGGGACCGCCCTCTACGGTGTGCTGACCGTGGTGCTGTGGAGCAGGATCCGTCCTGATCCCACGGCGGCAACATGGTATCCGGTCGAATCGGCGGCGCAGGCGGCCGGTGAAGCCTTCCTGAGCGCTCCGCTGGGCCGACCGGTGCCGCTTATGGTGGCTGTCCTGACCTTTGCCGGCGTCGTGTACTGCGCACGCAACTTCCAGCGGCTCTGGTGGCTGCTGGCCTCCTTCGCGGTCAGCTGCATGCTGTTCGTTATTGTGGCCGGCTTCCCCTGGGGGGATCTCCGCACAGCCTTTGCCGGCGTGTGGTACAACGACCCGTACCGTCTGGCGGCCCTGCTGCCCGTCCTGGGCCTCCCCGTGGCCGCCGTCGGCGCCTGGTCGGTGGTTGAGGCTCTCCGCGGCGCATTCGCCGGCCGTTTTGGGACCAGGCATGCGGCTGCAGTTCCGGGGACGTCGGACGGCGCCGAGGCAATCGAGTCCGTCAAGACACCACGCGGCCGCTACGTTTTGCCGACCGTTGCGGTTGTCCTGCTGGTGGTTCTGGCCTTGACCACCCAGGGGAAGAGCATCGACACGGCGCAGGCGTCCGGCGCAGCGAACTTTGCCCTGACGGGCGATTCGCCGCTGCTTTCCGCTGATGAGTCCGAGCTGCTGGAACGGGTTCCGGAGGAAGTCCCGGAGGACGCCGTCGTCGTCGGCAGCCCCTGGACCGGCGCCTCGCTGGTTTATGCCCTGTCCGGGCGCCGGACACTGATGCCGCACATCTTCTATACGCTCTCCCCCGAGGGCCAGACCGTGGTCGACCGCCTGGACGAGATGCTCACGGATCCCGCCGTCTGCCAGGCCGTCGAGGACCTGAACGCCTACTACGTTCTCGACTTCGGACCAAAAGAGGTTCACGGCGGCGACCACCCTTACGCCGGGCTGGATGATGTCGGCGCCGCGAGCGGGTTCGAGCTCGTGGACCAGGAAGGCAGTGCCAAGCTGTACCGCGTAAGCGGCTGCGGGTAGGCCGCCCCTGGAACCTGAGCCTTAACGCCGCCGGCCCGGTACTCCCTGCAGGGGGTACCGGGCCGGCGGCGTTTAAGGGTGCGTCAGGCGCGCATGCGGGCGACGACGTCGTCCACAGGCCCGTCCATAATGACCCTGCCGTGCTCCAGCAGGACACCCCGCTTGCAGATCCGGGAAACCAGGTCCAGGTCGTGGCTGACCACAACGAGGGTCTTCCCCTCCCCCGCCAGTTCCTTGATCTTGTCGATGCACTTCTTCTGGAAAGGCTCGTCGCCCACGGCCAGAATTTCGTCCACGAGGAAGACCTCAGGGTCGGTGTGGACCGCCACGGAGAACGCCAGGCGAAGGTACATACCGGAGGAATAGAACTTCACCTCGGTGTCGATGAACTGGCCGATCTCGGAGAACGCGACGATGGAGTCGAACTTCTCGTCGATCTCCTGCTCGGTCATACCCAGGATGGCACCGTTCAGGTAGACGTTGTCGCGTCCGCTCAGGTCATGGTGGAAACCGGCGCCCACTTCGATCAGCCCCGCTACGCGTCCACGCGTCCCCACAGTCCCGCTGTCCGGGTGCATAACGCCCGAGATGTGCTTGAGCAGGGTTGACTTGCCGGACCCGTTCAGCCCCAGCAAAGCAACGGTCTCGCCCTGCTCAACTTCAAGGGAAACATCCTTGAGCGCATGGAATTTCTCCGACAGATCGCCTTTCCGGCCCTTGATCAGCCATACAAAGGCTTCCTTCATGGAACGGGTATGCCGCAGCACAAACTGCTTGTTGACGTTGCGGATTTCGATGGCATTAGCCATTTTTAGAGCTCCTGGGCGAAACGGCCTTCAAGGCGGCGGAAGACGAACTGGCCGATTATCAGCACCAGCAACGATACTGCCAGCCCGATCGGCAGCCATTGGGACAACAGATGCGGCGGTATCGGCTCTGCTCCATCGGTGGTGGGAAGCCAGAAAGCAAAGTGGAAGGATTCCACGGCGACGGTCAGCGGATTGAACTGATAGATCGTGAAGGCGACATCCCCGAGCTTGTCCCGAACCATCATCCAGGAATACAGAACCGGAGAAGCCCAGGTCGCGATCATCAGCAGCATGTCCACGAGGTTTTCCGCGTCCCGGAAGTACACGTTGACCGCACCGAACAGAAGGCCCAGCCCTGTCGCGAGGAGAGCGACGATGACGAACCCAACCACGGCCGAAGCCAGCTGCAGCAGGGACGGCCGCCAGCCGTTGAAGAAGCAGGCGACTATGAGGATCACAATCTGCGGCACGAAATGCACGGCTGAGACCCAGACGGAAGCCACCGGGAACAATTGCCGGGGAAGATAGATCTTCTTGATCAGGCCTCCGTTACCGACAATGGAACGGGATGCATTTCCCAGCGCCTCGGTAAAGAAGTTGATCAGCACAATGCCGGAAAACAGGTAAATGGCATAATTGGGCAGCCCCCTGGGGTTGCCAGGGCTCTGTTCAAGACCCAGGAACACCCCAAGCGCGATGTAGAAGACGACAAACTGCACTCCGGGCTTGACGTAGGACCACAAGATGCCGAGGACTGATCCCCGGTACCGGACCTGCAGCTCTTTTGCCACCAGGAGCTTGAGCAGGAATCGCGACCGGACTACGTCAAGAAGGCCTCGGCCCATCCCCGGCCGGGTCATCGCCGTCGACGATGACCCGGCCCCAGAGTCACTCATGGGTGCCCCGCCTAAGCATTCTTGTCCGTTCCCGGGTCCACAGCCATGGCAGCGAATGTCTCGCTCCATGCCGCCGGGGAAGTGTATTCGGGCAGCTCGTTGCGGTATTCAACGGACAACCGGTCCCACTTCTGCAGAAGCTCCTTGTGCAGCTTCAGGCTGCGGGCAATCATTGCCCGGAACTTCTCATTGTCCCGCTTGTACCAGGATGCTCCGGTTCCGTCGGCTGAAGACACCAGGGCAGAGTCCAGCTGCGACAGCCTCCACCACCGGGCATCCATTGCCGGCACAACTGCTTCCGGATGTTCCAGGGCCTTGTCCCGCACGGGCATGATCTGCCGCGCCGCACCGGTTACCGCCTTGGTGAAGGCTGCCGGCATGCTGCGCGGTGCCGAAGGCATGATGCCCCGCTTGGGGGGCCGAACCCGCTGCGTGGACGGGAATGCTCCCACGTCGGTGGAGACCTGCGCGTCGGAGAATTCGCTTCGGCGCTTCCGGATCTCCGGCAGCTTGGTCTTAATGGTGTCGTGCAGGTGTCCGGGACCCTTCAGCACATCCTCCAGCGCTTCAAGCCGGAGCTCCACCGCTGAGTACTGCATGGAAAGCAGATGCCGCACGTCGACGGCGAAGCTCTCCTTCATGAGGTTTCCGCCCTTTTTGTACGGCGAGTAGATCATTGCCGCGACCCACCGGTTGCGCTGGTGGAAGTACGCCTGCCAGTCGATGGTGTCGTCCTTCTCCGTCCAGGGCATGTGCCACACAGCGGCGCCCGGGAGGGAGACCGTCTTGTAACCGCATGCCTTGGCACGGATGCCGAACTCTGCGTCGTCCCACTTGATGAAAACGGGAAGGGGAAGGCCGATGTCCCGGATGATCTGGGTGGGAATCAGGCACATCCACCATCCGTTGAAGTCAACATCCGCGCGGCGGTGCATCCACGGCGTGGTGCGGAGGTTGCTTGCGCTGAAGTCGTGGCCTTCCTTGGTCTCCTGGTTCGGACCCCAGTAGAAGCGCCACTCGTTGATGCTCTCGCCGAAGGTATGCAGCACCGAGCGCTCGTAGAGGTTGAACATGTGCCCGCCGACGATGGTCGGGGTGCGGGTGAAGTCGGCGAACTGGACGGCCCTCAGGACGCCCTCCGTCTCGACCATCACGTCGTCGTCCAGCAACAGGCAGTAGGTGCTCGTGCCGTCGTTGATGGTTTCGTACATGCCGCGCGCAAATCCGCCGGAACCGCCCAGGTTGCCCTGCTCCACCAACCGGAATTTGTCTCCCAGTACTGCCGCGGCTTCCTCATAGCCTTCCTCATCGCGGACCTTCTTGGTGCCCTGGTCCGTGATGATCAAGCGGTCCATGACCGCCAGGAGCTCTTCGGACTCGGCGAAGGTGCTGAGGTGGCGGACACAGAAGTCCGGCCTGTTGAACGTTGTGACGGCAATCGAAACAGATCCCGGTACAAAGCCTTCCGGCTTCGGTACCGACCACTGGGCGTTCAGGAGATTGACGCTGGAAGCGTGCGAGACCAGGTCAAACCAGTACCAGCCGCCGTCGCCGAACTGCTTGAGCGGCAAATCGATGGACAGGACGCCGCCGGTTTCCGTGGTGAGGCTCTCCACGCGGTTGGACGTGCCCCGCGCCGAGGAACGGTACACAACGACCGTTGCTTCGGCATCGGTCTCCACCGTCAGCCGGACCTGCTCGACATCGGTGTGCGCACGCCAATAGCTCGCCGGAAATGCGTTGAAGTAGGTCCCGAAGGATACGCGGCTGTGCTCCGAAAGCCGGACCTCGCGGCGGCCCGTGATGAAGTCGGACCGGCTGGATGCGTTGCCGGTGACGGCGCTTACAGCCGCGCCGCTGCGTGAGTTGCGTGAGCTTTCTTCTACGACGCGCTGGGCGGAGTTGAAGTCCACGTAGAGCGGCAGGGTGTCCATGTCGCCGTCAACCGGCAGGACGATCCGGTGGACCGTTTGCCACTGGGTGTCGGCAGCCGTCTCGGCCACCTCAGTTTTGGTCTGCGTTGCTGTGCTCACGCGTCAACTCCTCCGCTTTCAAGTTTCGCTCCACCGGTGAAGTGGGGCTTGATCTTATTGTCGTACATCGACAATGCCGAGCCGATCGCCATGTGCATGTCCAGATACTTGTAGGTGCCGAGCCGTCCGCCGAAGAGGACGTCCGTTTCGCCCTTTGCGAGGTCCCGGTATGCAAGCAGCTTTTTCCGGTCCTCCGCCGTGTTCACGGGGTAGTACGGCTCGTCGCCCTTTTCCGCAAAGCGGGAGAACTCCCGCATGATTACGGTGGCGTCCTTGGTGTAGTCGCGCTCGGGGTGGAAGTGCCGGAACTCATGGATCCGGGTGTAGGGAACGTCCTCGTCGGGGTAGTTCATGACCGAGGTTCCCTGGAAGTCCTCAATCGGAAGGACTTCCTGCTCCAGATCGATGGTGCGCCAGGACAGGTCACCTTCGGCGTAGTCGAAGTAGCGGTCGACGGCGCCGGTGTAGACGACCGGCACCTGGCCGCGCGTAGCGTCGCGGGAGAACTCGTGGTCACCGAAGAAGTCCGTCTCCAGGTGCACCTGAATGTTGGGATGATCGGCCATCCGTTCAATCCATGCGGTGTAGCCGTCTACCGGCAGGCCCTCGTACTTGTCGTTGAAGTACCGGTTGTCGTAGTTGTAGCGCACGGGCAGCCGGCTGATGATTTCCGCCGGCAGGTCCTTGGGGTCCGTCTGCCACTGCTTGCCGGTGTAGTACTTGATGAAGGCCTCGTACAGCGGGCGGCCGATCAACGAGATGCCCTTGTCGTTGAGGTTGGCCGGGTCGGTTCCGGCAAGTTCCCCGGCCTGCTCCTGAATCAGTGCCCGGGCCTCGACCGGGCCCATGGAGGACCGGAAGAACTGGTTGATCGTGCCCAGGTTGATGGGCATGGAGTACACCTCGCCCTTATGGCTGGTGTAGACCTTGTGCACGTAGTTAGTGAAGCCGGTGAAGCGGTTGACGTATTCCCAGACCCGCTCGTTGGAGGTATGGAACAGGTGCGCACCGTAACGGTGCACTTCAATCCCTGTCTGCGCTTCGTTCTCGCTATAGGCGTTGCCGCCAATGTGGTGGCGCCGGTCCAGGACAGCGACTTTCAGTCCCAGTTCCTTAGCGGCACGCTCGGCTACGGTCAGGCCGAAAAAGCCCGACCCTACGACGACGAGGTCAACGTTCACATTTACTCCTGTATATTTCCGGTACGCCCCAACCGGGCAGGCACCCGACGGTCAAGGTTATCCGAGATTTCGGCTTCAGGCATTTTCGACGGGGCGCGGCCGCCGTCAGACGGCGCCTCCCGGAGCGTCCTGCCGCCGTAGCACCGGCGTTTTGGCAGTACGGCCGGGACGTTAGTTATTGCCCCAAGAGGCAAAGTGACGCGGCCGAACCGGATCTGTTCCCCGTACTGCAGTTTACTGCGCCCGGCATTGCCGTCTGTCAGGGGCCGTCCTGTCCTCCACTGCCGCATTCTGCGCGACCCCTGTCCCGGGCAGCTGTGCGGCCGGGGTACGGGGAGGCCTGCAGCCCTAGCCTTTCTCCATCCGCTCAACGAGTCGAGGAGGGCCCCTTGCTGCTTCATGTAACCCTTGCCGCTGCGCCGGGCAGCCCCCCTGGGCCTGTGGGTGGGAGATGGAGCCGACGTGAGG
This Arthrobacter sp. zg-Y20 DNA region includes the following protein-coding sequences:
- the glf gene encoding UDP-galactopyranose mutase encodes the protein MNVDLVVVGSGFFGLTVAERAAKELGLKVAVLDRRHHIGGNAYSENEAQTGIEVHRYGAHLFHTSNERVWEYVNRFTGFTNYVHKVYTSHKGEVYSMPINLGTINQFFRSSMGPVEARALIQEQAGELAGTDPANLNDKGISLIGRPLYEAFIKYYTGKQWQTDPKDLPAEIISRLPVRYNYDNRYFNDKYEGLPVDGYTAWIERMADHPNIQVHLETDFFGDHEFSRDATRGQVPVVYTGAVDRYFDYAEGDLSWRTIDLEQEVLPIEDFQGTSVMNYPDEDVPYTRIHEFRHFHPERDYTKDATVIMREFSRFAEKGDEPYYPVNTAEDRKKLLAYRDLAKGETDVLFGGRLGTYKYLDMHMAIGSALSMYDNKIKPHFTGGAKLESGGVDA